GGCAGAAAATTAATCATCCTTCAGTAAGCGGCCATTTAATAACATAAGGCTGGATACAACCATTAAACCTCCCATACTGATCAGTCCAGGTAAACTGGCCATTTGCTGTACCGGTGCATACTGGTACCTGCATCGGCTTTATGCCTTAAAAAACAAACCGGAAGTGCTAGAGACACTCCCGGTGATGTTTGGGTTGATCAAAAAGACTGGTATCGATTTTTTCTAACCAAACACTGTAAAATTATGCCAAAAACTGCTATTGGCTGGGAGTTTTTTCTGGTTGTGTCTTCAGGCCGGACAGATACATACTTCCGTCGGTCAGCTCAAATGATGCGCTTTATGAGAATGCTGTCATTTCTTCTTTTCGTTGCCTGTTTGTCGGCTTCTGCCACAGGAACAGGCCAATCCGTTACGCTTGCGGGAGACAAGATCCCTATTAAAACTGTGTTTACTGCTATTGAAAAACAAACGGGCTATGTTGTAGCCTATCGTCCGGATTTGTTCTCCGCAAATATTACCGTTTCTGTTTCAGCCAACAGGTTGCCGCTTCCTGAATTCTTAGAGTTGGTCTTTAAAGGTCAGCCTGTTCAATACGATATCCAGGATAAAACTATTTTCCTTTCCCGTAAGTCCGTTGTGGAAGATGCCCTTCAAGGTAAGAGCAATGAAATGGACAACAACCGGGCGATTCTGCGTATACAGGTAACTGATGAGGAAAATCATCCGCTTGTTGGAGCTACAGTAACCAACAAAAGAACGAAACATGCGGAAGAAACGAAAAAAGATGGCTGGAGTACCATTTCCGCCAGTTCCGGAGAGGTGATTGAAATCACTTACGTAGGATACACACCGTATCTGTTCACTGTAAAGGATACCATCAAAACATTACATGTCCGTTTGAAAGTTCACAGTGAACTGGATGAAGCTGTAGTTTACAACGGGTATCAAAAAATACAGCAAAAATTCCTTACAGGATCAGTAACCTCTCTAAAGATGGACTCTATCCTGCAACCAGGCTTGTCTACCGTTGATAAAATGCTGGAAGGCAGGGTGCCCGGTATGATGTATATGCAAAATTCCGGGCAGGCAGGCGCGGCCCCTAAACTTCGCATAAGAGGCACCAATACTTATCTCGGATCCAGGGAGCCTTTATGGGTAGTGGATGGAATCGTACGCACCAATCCTTTTCCGCTCGATCCGCAAAGATTGAATGATCCGGATTTTGTGAATTTGTTAGGCAATGCCATTTCTGGTATTAATCCTTTCGACATTGAGCAGATTGATGTTTTAAAAGATGCTACTGCCGCTGCCTTATATGGGGTTCGTGCAGCAAATGGTGTAATAGTTATTACTACAAAAAGAGGCAAGCCTGGTCCGCCAAGCCTCAATTACAATGTGACTACTACATTTACTCGAAGACCCAGATATTCTGATAATGCCATCAACATGATGAACTCCAGGGAACGTGTTGATGTATCGCGTGAAATGATCAAAAGGCAATTGCAACTGCGGGGTGGTGGTATGGAAGCATATGAATCTGCAATACTGGCCTATTACAACAACGAAATGGACTTTGATACCTTTAAACAACAAGTTGGTAAAGCAGAAATAGTGAACACAGACTGGCTGGGGAATGTGATGCAAGATGTACTGGCAAGCAGCCATACACTGAGTGTTTCCGGTGGAACCAGAACTGCGTCTTACCGGGCTTCCTTAGGGTATCGTTCAGAACCTGGCGTTATAAAGAAAGAAAAGAATGACCTGTACACCGGTTCGCTCAATCTGCAGATGAATTACCGGAAGTTCATGGTGGATTTCAACGTTCAGATCAATAAAGAGAGAAAGAACTATACACCTGCTGAAATTGGCGTATTGAACTATGCTTATGGCACCAGCAGAACTATACCGCTTCGGAATGAGGATGGTTCATTGTATTATTATTCTACCATCAATTCCGATCCTGGTTCAACAAAATTTCTCGCAGCAAATAAAATGAACATTCTAAATGAAATGAATAATACCGGTGATGTTGTTCAAAATAATGAATACAATGCCAGTATTAATCTCAATTATGAAATTATAAAAGGGTTACAGTTTAGTTCCAGGCTGGCCTATACTGCCGGAAATTCTTCGAGGGAAACATGGTTCGGTGAAAATACCGATTGGGCACTTCAATTACGCTCGAACGCTTATAATTCAGTGACAAAGTTATTTAATCCCAGTACAGATCCTATGCCTTTTGGTGGGGAATTGCGATCACAGTCTGTGAATAGAAATAATTACCTGGTCAATGCCCGTATTCATTATTCAAATTTTGTAGACAAAAGGAATTTCCATCAGATATCGGTTGATCTGGCAGCAGATATTACTTCCAATAAGACCAATTCTTTTTTGTCTATGGCAAGAGGATATTATCCCAACCGGGGGAGAAGCTTTGCAACCATACCTATTACAAGCTACTCTCAATATGCAAACTGGGTTTCCACAACAGGCCGTCCGGTTATAACAGAGGAATTGGGGAAAGCTATTCGTCCTTTTCTAACCTCTACTTACATTTTTAAGAATAAATGGGTGTTTTCAGGAACTGTAAGCCAGGAGTTTTCCAATTCTTTTGGCTCCAGAAGCAATGAAAAATTCCTGCCTACATGGGCGCTGTCAGGAAGGTGGAATATGCATGAAGATCTGCTCCGCAATCGCGCATGGATAGACGATGCTTCGCTGTTGATCTCTTTAGGTACAAGAGGCAATATGCTGCCAGGGCAAACCGTACACACCATCATGACCAAGGGGCCCTTAAATACTTATTACAATGAGTTTTCATCCAATATATCCTATTTCCCCAATCCTAATTTAAACTGGGAAAAAGTACAGGACTACAGTACCACCTTACAGTTCTCGCTCTTGAGAGGAAGGATAAGGGGCTCAGTCGGTTACTTTTTAAGCCGTACTACCAATGCCTTCATGGCAATGAAAGTGTCCGCTGTAAACGGTGCAGTCAACAACACTTATGTAGTGAACGCAGGCACGCTCGAAAATCAGGGCCTTGAACTCAGCCTGAATTTTAAAGTGATCGACAACCTGGGCGCTAAGGGTAAAAAAGGATTCATGTGGCGACTGGATCCTCAGTTAGGTCAGGTCTTCAACAGGTTACTCGGCCAATCGGTAAACAGCAGAAACGTTTTGGTAGATGAAGCAACTCTGACGTTCAATGATTATTTGAATGGAGCTGTTCCGGTCAATGGAAAATCTGTCAATACTTTTTATTCTTACAAATTCAAGGGGCTTAATCCTCAGTTCGGCTATCCTGAATTTTATGGAGCAGAGGCTGAGAACAGGATAGCGCTGAGAAATTTGTATGCCACTTCTACTAAAAATGAAATGTATAGTATGGTAATGGAAGAGTCGGGGAGAAGAGAGCCTGTTCTGCAGGGAGGAATCAGCAACTCATTCATCTATGGTAACTGGAGTTTAGTGGTAAATTTTTCCTATAGTGTTGGCAATAAAGTAAGGTTATTGAAAATTGCTTCAGGCAATTATGGAACCTACCGCCCCACGTCGCAGCAAAATCTCAGGAGAGAGTTTGTAAACAGGTGGCGCTATCCGGGTGATGAACAGTTTACCAATATCCCGGCTATCCAGGGGGCAGGCAGGCTTCCTATTGACCAGTATGCCTGGTGGCAAATGACTGACTCGAAATTATCCACTCCGTTTGCTGAGAATTATTATCAGATGTATGATTTTTCTGATCTCCGTGTAGTAAGCGGTGATTACCTGAAACTGCAATATGTGTCGTTAAGTTACAGGTTTCCTGAAAAATTCATTAAAAGATGGAACTGTAAGGGAGCCATAGCTTCGTTGGGGGGAAACAATCTTTTCACGATAGCCAATAAGGCCTTGCGTGGTCAGGACCCTGCACAGTCGGGAGGTTCACCAAACATAAATTTATCTATCCGGCCTGTGTATTCCTTTAATGTTAATATAAGTTTCTAAATAATATACTATGCAATCAGCTATCAGAATAACAGTAATAGTTGGGATGTGTTTGCTAAGTGCAAACCTGGTTTCCTGTAAAAAGTATTTGGAGGCTTATTCCCAGAACATGAGTTTTATAGAAACTGCCACTGATCTGAATGAGCTGCTCATCGGGGATGTATATGCTGATCAGAACAACAAAGAATTACTCATCAGTTTGTTTCATATTAGCGATGATGATTTTGATATAAGTGTTCCAACCAAAAACTGGTCCATTGGTGCCGGTTATGAACATGGTTTTCTTCATTGGCAAGCTAATCCCAGATTGTACGGTTTCGAGATGGATTTTCATAAGTCAGACGTTTTTTACAATACAGCATACGCAAAAATTGCGCGGATCAATACCATCATATTTGAAGCAGAAAGGTTGCGCACCAAAGGTGAACCGGGTGAGGTGTTGAACAGGATAACAGGAGAAGCGCACTTTTTAAGAGCATTGTATTACTTCAACCTGGTTAATTTATATGGTAAACCTTATCGTCCTTCCACAGCAAATGCAGACTTTGGCGTTCCTCTGAAAATATCGCCTGAGATAACCAGTCAATTTGTTGCCAGAAGTTCAGTGAAGGATGTTTATGAACAAATAGTAAAGGATCTTGAAAAGGCAGATGGTTATCTTTCTCCCAACCTGACTTTTTCCATGTTGCGTGTTTCCAATGTGGCTGTAGCGGCACTTTTGAGCAGGGTCCATTTATATATGGAAAACTATCAAAAGAGTATAAACTATGCCAATCGTGTAATTGAACCCGGTCAATTTACACTTACTGATCTGAATACAATTCCTGCTAACAGCATTTTCCTGGATAGAAATTCCAGGGAAGTTATTTTTACGATGGGCGGAAATTATTTGGGATTAAGAATGCGTTCGAATGAGGAAGCCCCAACTGATTTATACTTCTTCGTTTCTGATAATTTGTACAATGGGTATGACATAAATGATCTTCGCCGCAAGTTCTTTTTTACTATAAACGGCAAGGGTGTTATACGTGCCGCTAAAAGAGGAAAAGGTGGTAGTCCTACTATTGATGATATTTCTGATAAATATTCATTGAGGCTATCTGAAATGTATTTAAATAAAGCAGAAGCATTGGTCGCATTGGGACAAAACCAGGAAGCAAAATCTGTTATTCAGGAATTCCACAAATACAGGTTCAAACCAGCAGACATTCCTCAATGGCAGTATGCAGATGCGGCATTGATCCAGAAAGTAAGGGAAGACAGGAGGCAGGAATTATGCTATGAGGGGATACGATGGTTCGATCTGAGAAGGTATGGAGTGAACTCAAAATATCCTTATGGAAAAGCTTTCAGGCACAGATCCATTATGTTCACGGGTACTACTTACATCGAGAACGGTTATTATGAACTGGGTACTTATGCACAAGATGAAGCTGCCTATACGTTACCAATAGCCGATGATGAAATTGAATTTAGCCAGGGAAGAATTACCAATGAAGTCAGGCCCGAACGTCCACTAAAACAATAACCAGTTATGCAGATCAAATATTATTGTATGTTATCGATATTCCAATTACCGTTCTATTTTAAATACAGGTTGGTATTCCTTGCAGCATTCATGATGCAGTTTTTTACTGCTTGTAAAAAGGAAGCGACGCTTGAAGAGAGTAATGAAGATGTGAATTATTTTGTCAGGACTGATAATCCTTCTGATCCTGTTGATCATGCTTTATTTCAATTTTATGAACAGACGGGCATTGCGGGATTTTATAACGACACCATTCATAGAAAGTTGATAAGCCGGCCGGGAGAGAAAGTCGAAAGATACGACTATACCAGGCTTGCCCTGACATACGCTTTACAGGGAGAGACGGCAACTGGGTTTACCTATTTGTACAACAAATCTTATATCACGGAATTGTTGCCATTTATGCAGGACCAGGTTGTACCCGCACTGCCATCTAATGAAATAATACCCAGCTTGTTTTTTGTTGATTCATTTTACACTTTCAGTACGCCTTTAGATAAAAAAATGGAGCATGGCTGGACGGCCATTTATGGCCTGAATACAGTAGGGGTAGTTGTAAAAGATGTTTCCATGATGAATGCTTCCGAAAAGGAAGTTTACCGGGCTTCGATATTGGCAGGGATTGCAGAAAAATGGCTTCTTCTTACACACGCATCAGTGTTGCAAACTGAGTTTTATCAAATCACCAGGAATTTGCTCAAGACTGTTAACACATCGGCTAATTACGTATTTATACCGTATGAAATATTGGTGCCGGTAAACAGGATCCCACAACCCGAAGCGATGGGCCTGTTATATCATCCATTGGCACTCTATTCAAATATTCCCAAGGAATTCATGCCAACCGAGTCGATTGATATACGAGCATTCATGACAGCCGCTTTTTTGTATAGTGAAGAGGATTTCCTGGAAAAATATGATGCTTACCCGGCAGTGATCCAAAAATACAAAGTGGTAAGAGAGCTGCTACTGAAAGCCGGTTTTAAATTGCAATAACAACATCACTCCTCAATAAATAATAGAGCTTCCTATTTAGTCAATTCTAAAATATTTTATGAGTATCCATTTAAAAGTGGAGCACCTATCACATAGGTATGCTACCGCATGGGCTATCCATGACATAAACTTCGAGATCAACACTACGGGCATCGTAGGATTATTGGGGTCAAATGGCGCCGGTAAGTCAACCACCATGAATATCATCTGTGGCGTATTGAAACAAACGGAAGGAGATGTTTTTATCAATGGCATGAATCTAAAGGAGGATCCATTACAGGTAAAACGGCAGATAGGTTTCTTACCACAAACCGCTCCTTTGCACCTGGAGTCTACTGTGGAGGAATATCTTACCTATGCTGCCCATTTACGCTTTATTGATAAAATGAAAGTAAAGCAGGCAGTTGCAGAAGCCATGGATAAAACAGGCGTTGCTCATTTCAGCTCCAGGCTTATCAGGAATCTGTCCGGAGGATACAGGCAGCGTGTTGGTATTGCACAGGCCATCATTCACAAGCCCAGCATCGTTGTATTGGATGAACCTACAAATGGTTTGGATCCCAATCAGATTATCGAGGCACGCAGGTTGATCCAGCGGATTGGCCAGGAACACATAGTGCTATTAAGCTCTCATGTGCTCACCGAAATAAATCTGTTGTGCAGGGATGTGATCATGATTGAAAACGGCAGGATCGTGTTCACGGATTCAATGGATGCATTCAATAATTATGTACAACCAACGAGCCTGCTGGCAGTGATGGAAAATCCACCTGCAAGTGCTGAATTGCAGGCCATCGATGGCGTTTCCAAAGTAGAATTCCTCACTGCAAAGAAATGCAGGATCTATTTTTCCAATAAATCAAATATTGCAGAAACCATCATTGCTGCCAGTATTGCCAGGGGATGGAGACTTCAGGAAATCAACCTGGAGCGCTCTCTGCTGGATGATGTATTTAAAGAATTATCTGTGCAGCCTTAAACGAAACAGCTATGAAAATAATTAATAAGATCGCGCTGGCAGAATTGAGGAATTTATTTTATTCGCCCGTATCCTGGTTTGTGATCCTGGCCTTTTATGTCATCAATGCCATCTTCTTTTTCGAGTGGTTCGACAGAATGGCATCAGGCCAGGATGCGGGAATGATGGCAGTGGATAACTACGTGGGTAAGGTGACGGGCATATTGAAGAGCATGAACTTTGAAGTAACCAAGGGTTTCTTTAAGTATGTGCATCTCTTTATGGCATTATTGACAATGGGTGTTATTAACCGGGAGATGAATGCAGGCTCTATTAAATTGCTTTATTCTTCCCCCATCCGTAACAGGGAAATAGTACTGGGAAAATATTGGGGAATAGTATTGTTCAATTTGATCTTTTTACTGGGAACTGCTTTGTTGTTGATTACAGGTATTGTAATTGTAAAAGAAAGTTATCCGCCTGAATTCCTGACCATTCTGTTATCATTGTTTTTACTCGCCAACTTTTATGCAGCCATTGGTTTGTTCTTTAGTTCCGTAACCAATTACCAGATCGTTGCTGCAGTTTTCACTTTCCTGGTATTCTACCTGTTGGATACGATATTGAATTACGGGCAGCAATATGATTTTTTTCGCACTGTGAGTGAATTGCTCAGTTTTAGATACAAACGCGGCGAAATTACTTCCGGCCTGATCTCAAGCAGGAATCTGCTCTATTTTATTTTGATGATTGCCATGTTCCTGCTGTTTGCTATGATCCGCTTGCGCAGTGTTCGTGTGGCGATCCCCAGACGAATAACAGCCCTTCATTATTTGCTTGTTTTTTCCGGGATTCTACTAATGGTCTATCTAAGCTCGAAGCCGGGGTGGATTTTGTATAAAGACCTTACAAAAAAACAATCGAATACTTTACATCCTTCCGCCCAGGAAGTGTTGAAGAAATTTGACGGGTCACCAATTAAGGTCACATTGTATATCAATTTATTCCAGAAGTTTGAAAAATTTGGATTCCCGGAACAAAGGTTTGTTTACACGTCCGGCCTCTGGGCTGAATATCTAAGGTTCTATCCTAACGTTCAGTTCGATTATGTTTGTTACTACGCCATTAAAGAGGGGGACAGCGCCCTTTACAAACAATACCCGGGAAAAAACATAGATGAGATTGCTGCTTTAAGAGCTGAAGTGTATGGCGTGCGTAAGTCTTTATTCAAACCGGGTTCTTCGCTGGATAATTTTCATGACCTGGAGAAGGAGAATTTCAACGCGATCATGAAGGTGAGCTACAAAGATAAGCAAACCTATGTCAGATCAATTGTCGGTGGTGGCGCCTGGCCTCACCCGGTAAATATGGCCGGACAATTAACGCGGCTGATCAGGGATAGCAATGTGGCGGTATCTTTTATGACAGGCCATTTGGAGCGGAGCCCATTCAGATTCACCCAGAGAGATTTTGGCGTATACACTTCCAAAACATTTGAAACAAGTTC
This portion of the Pseudobacter ginsenosidimutans genome encodes:
- a CDS encoding SusC/RagA family TonB-linked outer membrane protein, coding for MRMLSFLLFVACLSASATGTGQSVTLAGDKIPIKTVFTAIEKQTGYVVAYRPDLFSANITVSVSANRLPLPEFLELVFKGQPVQYDIQDKTIFLSRKSVVEDALQGKSNEMDNNRAILRIQVTDEENHPLVGATVTNKRTKHAEETKKDGWSTISASSGEVIEITYVGYTPYLFTVKDTIKTLHVRLKVHSELDEAVVYNGYQKIQQKFLTGSVTSLKMDSILQPGLSTVDKMLEGRVPGMMYMQNSGQAGAAPKLRIRGTNTYLGSREPLWVVDGIVRTNPFPLDPQRLNDPDFVNLLGNAISGINPFDIEQIDVLKDATAAALYGVRAANGVIVITTKRGKPGPPSLNYNVTTTFTRRPRYSDNAINMMNSRERVDVSREMIKRQLQLRGGGMEAYESAILAYYNNEMDFDTFKQQVGKAEIVNTDWLGNVMQDVLASSHTLSVSGGTRTASYRASLGYRSEPGVIKKEKNDLYTGSLNLQMNYRKFMVDFNVQINKERKNYTPAEIGVLNYAYGTSRTIPLRNEDGSLYYYSTINSDPGSTKFLAANKMNILNEMNNTGDVVQNNEYNASINLNYEIIKGLQFSSRLAYTAGNSSRETWFGENTDWALQLRSNAYNSVTKLFNPSTDPMPFGGELRSQSVNRNNYLVNARIHYSNFVDKRNFHQISVDLAADITSNKTNSFLSMARGYYPNRGRSFATIPITSYSQYANWVSTTGRPVITEELGKAIRPFLTSTYIFKNKWVFSGTVSQEFSNSFGSRSNEKFLPTWALSGRWNMHEDLLRNRAWIDDASLLISLGTRGNMLPGQTVHTIMTKGPLNTYYNEFSSNISYFPNPNLNWEKVQDYSTTLQFSLLRGRIRGSVGYFLSRTTNAFMAMKVSAVNGAVNNTYVVNAGTLENQGLELSLNFKVIDNLGAKGKKGFMWRLDPQLGQVFNRLLGQSVNSRNVLVDEATLTFNDYLNGAVPVNGKSVNTFYSYKFKGLNPQFGYPEFYGAEAENRIALRNLYATSTKNEMYSMVMEESGRREPVLQGGISNSFIYGNWSLVVNFSYSVGNKVRLLKIASGNYGTYRPTSQQNLRREFVNRWRYPGDEQFTNIPAIQGAGRLPIDQYAWWQMTDSKLSTPFAENYYQMYDFSDLRVVSGDYLKLQYVSLSYRFPEKFIKRWNCKGAIASLGGNNLFTIANKALRGQDPAQSGGSPNINLSIRPVYSFNVNISF
- a CDS encoding RagB/SusD family nutrient uptake outer membrane protein, with protein sequence MCLLSANLVSCKKYLEAYSQNMSFIETATDLNELLIGDVYADQNNKELLISLFHISDDDFDISVPTKNWSIGAGYEHGFLHWQANPRLYGFEMDFHKSDVFYNTAYAKIARINTIIFEAERLRTKGEPGEVLNRITGEAHFLRALYYFNLVNLYGKPYRPSTANADFGVPLKISPEITSQFVARSSVKDVYEQIVKDLEKADGYLSPNLTFSMLRVSNVAVAALLSRVHLYMENYQKSINYANRVIEPGQFTLTDLNTIPANSIFLDRNSREVIFTMGGNYLGLRMRSNEEAPTDLYFFVSDNLYNGYDINDLRRKFFFTINGKGVIRAAKRGKGGSPTIDDISDKYSLRLSEMYLNKAEALVALGQNQEAKSVIQEFHKYRFKPADIPQWQYADAALIQKVREDRRQELCYEGIRWFDLRRYGVNSKYPYGKAFRHRSIMFTGTTYIENGYYELGTYAQDEAAYTLPIADDEIEFSQGRITNEVRPERPLKQ
- a CDS encoding ABC transporter ATP-binding protein; the protein is MSIHLKVEHLSHRYATAWAIHDINFEINTTGIVGLLGSNGAGKSTTMNIICGVLKQTEGDVFINGMNLKEDPLQVKRQIGFLPQTAPLHLESTVEEYLTYAAHLRFIDKMKVKQAVAEAMDKTGVAHFSSRLIRNLSGGYRQRVGIAQAIIHKPSIVVLDEPTNGLDPNQIIEARRLIQRIGQEHIVLLSSHVLTEINLLCRDVIMIENGRIVFTDSMDAFNNYVQPTSLLAVMENPPASAELQAIDGVSKVEFLTAKKCRIYFSNKSNIAETIIAASIARGWRLQEINLERSLLDDVFKELSVQP
- a CDS encoding Gldg family protein; protein product: MKIINKIALAELRNLFYSPVSWFVILAFYVINAIFFFEWFDRMASGQDAGMMAVDNYVGKVTGILKSMNFEVTKGFFKYVHLFMALLTMGVINREMNAGSIKLLYSSPIRNREIVLGKYWGIVLFNLIFLLGTALLLITGIVIVKESYPPEFLTILLSLFLLANFYAAIGLFFSSVTNYQIVAAVFTFLVFYLLDTILNYGQQYDFFRTVSELLSFRYKRGEITSGLISSRNLLYFILMIAMFLLFAMIRLRSVRVAIPRRITALHYLLVFSGILLMVYLSSKPGWILYKDLTKKQSNTLHPSAQEVLKKFDGSPIKVTLYINLFQKFEKFGFPEQRFVYTSGLWAEYLRFYPNVQFDYVCYYAIKEGDSALYKQYPGKNIDEIAALRAEVYGVRKSLFKPGSSLDNFHDLEKENFNAIMKVSYKDKQTYVRSIVGGGAWPHPVNMAGQLTRLIRDSNVAVSFMTGHLERSPFRFTQRDFGVYTSKTFETSSLVDRGVDVDTISVMEADIPDDVQLLVVADPKVPYDPIELERIDRYIQRGGNAIFFVEPGKQFILDPVLKKLGVVAEDGMLMENSQDRHMVRGRLTNKALTMSQEMERFLLLPALGNGLVHNVATTLSYQAVDGFEVEPIIKIAGNKKLWLKKGVYVADSIAPVFSKEQGDLQLNEYTIAVAMKRKVGDKEQRIIVAGDADFMSNNAIDPKKLNHHFYSWGLNNRYPIYSFYPFNDDRYLKVNRDQLENMMIVYVYVIPAIVFFLAVAFLIRRRKK